CTTCCAGGCGACACCCTTGTGATTCCATTTTCAATAAAGAACACGGGTAACACGACGATAACCAACATGACAGTCTACATAACGGGCCCCACGACTGGATTTCAATACAGCGGAAAGGCCATTCGGATACCCCTTCTTCCAAACGATACCTACAACGATACCCTAATTCTGAAAGTTCTGAACCAGGAACCTGGGCAGTATCTCCTTCGCATTATAGCTCGCGTTGGGGACCAGTACTTTGAGGCCCCGGTTATAGTTACCGTCAAGGCGCTCATCGACTACGACCTGACTATAACGGCCCAGGATAGATACATCTACGGCAGGTCAGTGGAAATCTACCTGACCCTGACTTCAAAGTCAAACACTGTGATATCTGGGAGAATAGGATACTACCTAGTTGGGAACAGGACAATAATTAACCAGACCACGATAACTTATGTAAAGCCCGACTCCCCCTGGGAAAAGAAGCTGGAGTTCAAAACACTGCCGCTCGGAAACTACACTGTGGTGCTCTGGGCGAACATGAGCGGAGTCTACAAGGAAGTTTCAAAGAATTTTGAAGTCTATAGGAGGGCGCTAAACTACTCAATCAGCTTTGAGCACGGTGCAATCCGGATTTTTGTCTACGACCGTTCCGGAAGGGGAGTTCCAGATATCACTGTCACTGTAAACGGAGTAGAACTAAAAACTGACCCCAACGGTGCGGTGACATACTCCGTGAGCACGCCTGGAGTATATCGGGTCACATTGAACCTTGATGGAAAAATCGTTTCAAAAGAACTGGTCGTAAAGTCCCTCCACATAAGCAGCATCCAGGAAGGGGAGAGGCTGATAGTTCAGGTCACCGATGGAAAGAAAGAGGTTCCCAACGTCACGGTAACT
This sequence is a window from Thermococcus kodakarensis KOD1. Protein-coding genes within it:
- a CDS encoding COG1470 family protein, which encodes MRKKPVLGLLILLVILMGIKPVSSEGNVGGISLSITVLNNEFTALPGDTLVIPFSIKNTGNTTITNMTVYITGPTTGFQYSGKAIRIPLLPNDTYNDTLILKVLNQEPGQYLLRIIARVGDQYFEAPVIVTVKALIDYDLTITAQDRYIYGRSVEIYLTLTSKSNTVISGRIGYYLVGNRTIINQTTITYVKPDSPWEKKLEFKTLPLGNYTVVLWANMSGVYKEVSKNFEVYRRALNYSISFEHGAIRIFVYDRSGRGVPDITVTVNGVELKTDPNGAVTYSVSTPGVYRVTLNLDGKIVSKELVVKSLHISSIQEGERLIVQVTDGKKEVPNVTVTVEGPKGKDFGITNSTGFALFNLSKVGYGTLIVKAESASYLPAETIITTVSPPSPTKTSTTTPKTSNTMTTIPTTTTTQYPPTSSEPSKKSGISTETALILVISGILLAATSYFALAMPTVHEETLDRYYFVKVRAPRLRPLKDYKLERPVKAVEVRVTKGKATLNDDGITWELDLEPGEEAYLQAILG